One part of the Candidatus Methylomirabilota bacterium genome encodes these proteins:
- a CDS encoding ATP-grasp fold amidoligase family protein: MIALISRILDVSNTLRALKQRRAIWARRSHGEKILLQRYARLHGTPLNVTNPRTFTEKLFCRMIAWNRGHDPIFTQLTDKYAARDYVRSRVGEQPLVELLWHGTDPRAIPFDALPASYVVKTNHACGQVILVEGKADDTEIVDKVSAWLKSNFYWVHRERQYYDIEPRVIVEEYLRNQDGSRPLNYKFWCFGGTPEVIHVSNYAHNLNSFFDPHWNLLDLHYREGVARPAIPRPIDFERMIQIASQLSAGFDFVRVDLYNLDGRICFGELTFTPMAGDLTLRPESWDLALGEKWKMASTAHTRKRTSEPYVGYA, from the coding sequence ATGATCGCCTTGATCTCCCGCATCCTCGATGTATCCAACACGCTACGCGCTCTGAAACAGCGACGTGCGATCTGGGCGCGTCGGTCCCACGGCGAGAAGATATTGTTGCAGCGCTATGCCCGCCTGCATGGGACCCCGCTGAACGTGACGAATCCGCGGACCTTCACCGAGAAGCTGTTCTGCCGAATGATCGCGTGGAACCGAGGGCACGACCCCATCTTCACGCAACTCACCGACAAGTATGCGGCGAGGGACTATGTGCGCAGCCGGGTGGGCGAGCAGCCCCTGGTCGAGCTGCTCTGGCACGGGACCGATCCTCGCGCGATTCCGTTCGACGCGCTGCCGGCCTCGTACGTCGTCAAGACGAACCATGCGTGCGGGCAGGTCATCCTCGTCGAGGGAAAGGCCGACGACACCGAGATCGTCGACAAGGTGTCGGCCTGGCTGAAGAGCAATTTCTACTGGGTGCACCGAGAGCGGCAGTACTACGACATCGAGCCGCGCGTCATCGTGGAGGAGTATCTACGAAACCAGGACGGCAGCCGCCCTCTGAACTACAAGTTCTGGTGCTTCGGGGGAACGCCGGAGGTCATTCATGTCAGCAACTATGCCCACAACCTGAACTCCTTCTTCGACCCCCACTGGAATCTGCTCGATCTGCATTATCGGGAGGGTGTCGCCCGGCCCGCGATCCCCAGGCCGATCGACTTCGAGCGCATGATCCAGATCGCCTCGCAGCTGTCCGCCGGCTTCGATTTCGTGCGCGTGGATCTGTACAACCTCGACGGCCGAATCTGCTTCGGCGAGCTGACCTTTACCCCGATGGCCGGCGATCTGACGCTGCGGCCGGAGAGCTGGGACCTCGCGCTCGGCGAGAAATGGAAGATGGCGTCCACGGCTCACACCAGGAAGCGGACGTCGGAGCCGTACGTCGGATACGCGTAG
- a CDS encoding NAD(P)/FAD-dependent oxidoreductase codes for MDRQFDLVVVGTGVTAAVASRCREAGWSVAVVDSRPFGGTCALRGCVPKKILVGAAEAVHAARDLADHGVPAGSLTLDWAALIRFKRSLIGGTTERTEQAWASAGIEQVHGRARFVGPATLAVGADRLTGRRVLIAAGAMPIPLGFPGADRLTTSEQFLDLDRLPPRIVFVGGGFISFEFAHVAARAGVEATILHRGARPLEAFDPDLVDLLVKRTRELGIRVELGVEVRAVERDGGRLVVRGTRSGEEMRFETDLAVHGAGRAPQLDDLDLEAAGVKRERRGVVVNEFLQSVSNPAVYAGGDAAASGPQLTPKADHDAAVLTTNLLEGNRRRPSYEGIASAVFTLPPLASAGLTEVAARAAGLAFRTSRHDTSGWFHTRRVGETTSGAKVLVEEGTDRILGAHLLGPQADEVINLFAMAIRLRIPAAQMKEVIYAYPTYGSDVRFLV; via the coding sequence ATGGACCGACAGTTCGATCTGGTCGTCGTCGGAACGGGCGTGACAGCGGCGGTGGCCTCACGGTGCCGGGAGGCCGGGTGGAGCGTCGCGGTGGTGGACTCGCGTCCCTTCGGGGGCACCTGCGCCCTCCGGGGCTGCGTGCCCAAGAAGATCCTGGTCGGCGCGGCCGAAGCGGTGCACGCCGCGCGGGACCTGGCCGACCACGGCGTGCCTGCGGGCTCGCTCACCCTCGACTGGGCCGCCCTGATACGCTTCAAGCGCTCGCTGATCGGGGGCACCACCGAGCGCACCGAGCAGGCGTGGGCCAGCGCGGGCATCGAGCAGGTCCACGGCCGCGCCCGGTTCGTCGGTCCCGCCACCCTGGCGGTCGGGGCGGATCGGCTCACCGGCCGGCGGGTGCTCATCGCGGCGGGGGCGATGCCGATCCCGCTCGGGTTCCCGGGCGCAGACCGGCTGACCACCAGCGAGCAGTTCCTGGACCTCGATCGCCTGCCACCCCGGATCGTCTTCGTGGGCGGCGGCTTCATCTCGTTCGAGTTCGCCCACGTGGCGGCGCGAGCAGGCGTCGAGGCGACGATCCTCCACCGGGGGGCGCGGCCGCTCGAAGCGTTCGATCCCGACCTGGTCGACCTGCTGGTGAAGCGGACGCGCGAGCTCGGCATCCGCGTGGAGTTGGGCGTGGAGGTGCGCGCCGTCGAGCGCGACGGCGGCCGCCTCGTGGTGCGGGGCACGCGGAGCGGGGAGGAGATGCGCTTCGAGACCGACCTGGCCGTGCACGGCGCCGGCCGGGCGCCTCAGCTGGACGATCTGGATCTGGAGGCGGCCGGGGTGAAGCGCGAGAGGCGGGGCGTCGTCGTCAACGAGTTCTTGCAGAGCGTGTCCAATCCCGCGGTGTACGCCGGGGGCGACGCGGCGGCCAGCGGGCCGCAGCTCACCCCGAAGGCGGACCACGACGCGGCCGTCCTGACCACGAACCTGCTGGAGGGCAACCGGCGCCGCCCGAGCTACGAGGGCATCGCCTCGGCGGTCTTCACGTTGCCGCCGCTGGCCTCGGCCGGGCTCACCGAGGTGGCCGCCCGGGCCGCGGGCCTGGCGTTCCGCACGAGCCGGCACGATACCTCGGGCTGGTTCCACACCCGTCGGGTCGGGGAGACCACCTCGGGGGCCAAGGTGCTCGTCGAGGAGGGCACCGACCGGATCCTCGGCGCGCACCTGCTCGGTCCGCAGGCCGACGAGGTGATCAACCTGTTCGCCATGGCCATTCGGCTGCGCATCCCGGCGGCGCAGATGAAGGAGGTGATCTACGCGTATCCGACGTACGGCTCCGACGTCCGCTTCCTGGTGTGA